A region of the Gemmatimonadaceae bacterium genome:
TGCTGCTGGTGCCGCTGATTGCACTGATCCTCGGATCGGCGTCGCTGTACGGGGCGCGCGAGTTCACCGAGTTGCTGCTCGCGCAGCCGATCCCGCGGCGGTCGCTGTACGTGGGGCTGTACCTCGGCCTGACCGTGCCGCTGATGGGTGCAACCGCCGCGGGACTGGCACTGCCGTTCCTCGTCGAGCGTGCGCTGGATCCTGCCACGCTGCCGGTGCTGGTGCTGCTGCTGGCGGTGAGCGTGCTGCTGGTGGGCGTGTTCACGGCGCTCGCGTTCGTGATCACGGTGCTGGTGCGTGACCGCGCGCGCGGTCTGGGGGTGGCGATCCTCGCCTGGCTCGGGCTTGGTGTCCTGTACGATGGACTCATCCTCATGATCGCCACGGCGTTCCGCGACTGGCCCATCGAGCGCGGCATGCTGGCGGCGATGGCGCTGAATCCCATCGACCTCGCGCGGACGATCCTGCTGCTGCGGCTCGACGTGGCCGCGCTCATGGGGTACACGGGCGCCGTGTTCCGTGCGGCCTTCGGTTCGACGGCCGGCGTCGGGATCGCACTGGCCGCGCTCGGCGCGTGGATCGTGGTACCATGGTGGCTCGGTGCCAGGGCGTTCGAGCGTCGGGACTTCTGAATCCGGGCGTCGGGCAACTGCCGCTATCGGAGCGGGCCGGTCCCGACGTACACTGGAAGATTCATTGCCCCTGACCGCATTCCCCGGACCGCTCGTGCTTTCCCAGACCTCTGAATACGCGCTCCGCATCATGGCCTACCTCGCGCAGCAACCGCCTGCGGCGCTGGTGTCGGCGATCGCGATGGAAGGGAAGGTGCGGGTGCCGGCGAACTACCGGTCCAAGATCCTGAATCAGCTCACGCGCGCGGGCCTGCTGGAATCGACACGCGGGCGCACGGGTGGATTCCGGCTCGCCCGGGCAGCCGCGCAGATCCGGCTCGCGGAAGTCGTCGCGCCGTTCGAGCCGCCGGGCTCCACGCGCACCTGCATCCTCGGCCGCGCGCGCTGCCAGGACTCCGTGCCGTGCGCGGCGCATCGAGGCTGGCGAGAGCTCGGAAGGGCTCGGGACGAGTACCTGCGGGGAACCACTGTGGCGGACGTCGCGGCCTGACCGCTCGGGCGTCTGCGCAGTTGTCGGCATCGTTCGCATGTCTCACGCGGAGTCGCGGAGGGAACTACAGCACTGCGTCGTTCAATGCTGTACGCAAACGAAAGAGCTGTAGGAACTGCGTGTACGATCGCGCAGTTCCTACAGCTCTTTTCCCATGCGCGGTTCAGATAAGTGCCGCCAGCACCGATCCCTCCGCCCCTCCGCGTCTCCGCGTGAGGAATGTCATCGACCTTCCACGACCACCGACCTCAAGGCACCGGATTCGTAGGCGGCTTCACGGTCGGGTACGCGATTCCGAGCTGCTCGAGGTACGTCCGGAACTTCGTCGCGTCGTAGTACAGCTTCTTCATCTCCGGCCGGTAGCGCGCCATGATGTCGGCGTTCAGCCAGGTCGGCGGGCCGTCGTTCGGGCCGAGGAACGACACGTACTTGGTGTCCTTGGTCTGGACGTTGTTGAAGTACTCCCAGGCGTCGGCAACGATCTTCGGCTGCGTGAGCAGGTCGATCAGCGTCATGGCCTGCACCTTGGCGCCGGCCACCGCGCCCTTGTGTGCGATCGGCGTGGCCATGGCGATGCCGTTGGCCCAGTTGTGGCCCGGCGTGCCGGGAATGTTCGACGGGTAGCGCAGCGTGATGGTCGGCACGTTCCAGCTCACGTCACCGATGTCGTCGCTGCCGCCGCCGAAGGCCACCAGGCTGCGCGCGGGCCCCTGCAGCGGGCGCACCTGCGTGACGAGGCCGTTCTGCGCCACGCCGAGCTCGCGCTGCAGCCCCTTGGCCAGCGCCTGGTCGTTCTCATCCCACTTCGGGAGGCCGACGGTCTCGATGTTCGCGTGCATCGCCTCGGCGACGGGCTTGCTGAAGTGGCCGGGCCAGGCCGAGCCGAGGATGATGACGGTGTCGAGCGTGGCCTCGGTCATCATGGCGGCACCGCGGGCGATGCGCTTGCCGGCCTCGAACATGTCCTGCACGTGCTGGTAGTCCCGTTCACGGAAGTAGAACCAGATCGACGCCGTGCTGGGCACGACGTTGGGCTGGTCGCCGCCGTCCTTGATCACGTAGTGGCTGCGCTGGCCCGGCTCCATGTGCTCGCGGTGGAACTCCCAGCCCTGCGCCATCAGCATCACCGCATCGAGCGCGCTCTTGCCGCGCCACGGGGCACCGGCCGCGTGCGCCGACTGGCCCTTGAAGCGGAACTCCGCCGACACGATCGCGAGCGACGACGACTGGCCCCAGGTCACGCCGAGGTCGTTGCCGACGTGCGTGAAGAGGGTGACATCCACGTCCTTGAACACACCGGCACGGACGAAGTGGGCCTTGCCCGCGACGGCCTCCTCGGCCACGCCGGGCCAGAGCACCAGCGTGCCGGGCATCCGCTCGCGCATCATGATTTCCTTCACCACCAGCGCGGCGGCGATGTTCACGGCCTGGCCGGAGTTGTGGCCCTCCCCGTGCCCCGGTGCGCCCGGCACCTGCCACTGACGGAACGCGGTGGCGGGTGCCTGGTTGGACTGCGGGATGCCGTCGATGTCGGAGCCGAGCGAGATGACCGGCTTGCCGTTGCCCCAGCGGGCGACCCAGCCCGTGGGCATGCCGGCCACGTTGCGGGTGACGGTGAAGCCGTTGCGCTCGAGGATGCCGGTGAGGTAGCGGGAGGTCTCGAATTCCTGCATCCCGAGTTCCCCGTACGAGTAGACCTGGTCGATGATCTCCTGGATCAGCTTCGCCCGGGCCTCGACCTTGGTGGCGGCTTCGGCCTTGAGTCGCTCGATGCGCGGATCGAGCGGTGCGCGTGGCGCGGACGGCGCCGGTGCGATCTCGGGATCCTGCGCGCGCAGCCGCTGGGGGCTGGCGGCGAGGAGGAGCGTGGTGGTGCAGAGGAGGGCAGCACGAATACGCGGCATCAGGCGTCTCGGGGGTGGGTGGGCGTGCGGTGCGGCGCGCTCAAGGGGACGGGGATCTTGAACCGGTTGGCGTTCAAGGGGACGGGGATCTCGAGTTCAAGGGGACGGGGATCTTGAACCGGTTGGCGTTCAAGGGGACGGGGATCTCGAGTTCAAGGGGACGGGGATCTTGATCGGTCCGGTTGGGGGGCCGCCCCTCCACAGGCGCGACAGGCCGTCGTCGGCCCGCACCTGAAGTGTACGCGTGAACGGGACAGCTGTTAGTGAGAGCCAGATCTCAGGAATACAGGTCGAAAGGCGTACCGCCTGTTAGCTTCCCTGAGCGTAGTGACTCCAGGGTGCCGCCGGTGTGCGCCCGTCGAGTGCCCCGCACCGACGAGGAGAAGCCGATGTCCCGTACGCTGCCTGCCGCCCGCGACCAGTTCGTGAAGGCGATTGCCCGTGACACCCACGCCGTCGAGCAGCCGAGACTGGTGGCGGTGCTCGATGCGCTGATCGCCTGGAGTGCGAAGCACCCGACGCTCCTCAAGTTCCGCGAGGAGGAGGACACCCCCGGTACGATCGCCTTCGAGCGCGTGGGATCGAAGATGATCGTCTGGACGGCGTCGCCCCGGCGGCAGGACGTGCCGCGGCTGGAGCTGGTGCCGAAGGCGCTCAAGACGATCCCTCCCGAGCAGCGCGAAAAGCTGACCAGCACCCTCAACGCGCACATGCGCGAGCCGCTGCTGCCCGACGAGAAGCTGCGCATCGGCTTCTCCGCTCTCAAGAACGCGGCCGCGCTGGCGGCCATCCAGACGGCCGTCGAGCAGCTCATCGCGCCTGCCTGATCTGCTACTGCCGCCGCTCGGACGCGAAGGCCGCACGGGATGAGCAGCAAGGGCGCAGAGTGATCTTTGCGCCCTTTCGGCACCCCTTTGCGCCCGTCGCGTCAAGACTGTCGCTCATCGAGCCGAACCGACCTCAGGGCCGCTGGACGACGGCCTCACCGCTCACGACCGGCTTCCCGCGTGCGTTGAGCACGGTCGTCGAGAGCGTGATGCGCCGGCGGGCGGCATCGATGGCGGTGATCTCCACCCGGGCCACGACGGTGTCGCCGAGCCGGACGGGGCGCAGGAAGTTCAGCGTCTGCGAGAGGTAGATCACCCCGGGACCGGGGAGCTCGGTGGCGAGCAGCGTCGAGAAGAGGCTCGCCGTGAGCATGCCGTGGACGATGCGGCCGCCGAACGGTGAGCTGGCCGCCGCCGCCTCGTCGAGGTGCACGGGGTTGTGGTCACCGGTGACCGCCGCGAACGCCACCACGTCGGCCTCCGCGAGGGTGCGTTCGAGCTGTGCCGACTGGCCCACCACGAAGCGCTCCACGTGCTACCTGGTCGGGGTGCCGGCGATGAGGATCCCGCCGGTCGGCTGCGGCGACCCGCCCTCGGGTTCCTCGGTGATGGCGATGGCGGCGAGGTCAGGGCCGGCGAGTGCGTAGGTCGCCTGGAAGACGGTGTTGCCGCTGGCATCGGTGTTGAAGGTGCCGGCGCTGATCTTCTCCGACTTCGCCGTGACCAGCCAGAGTTGGTAGACATGTCCTTCCGAGGCCTTCGGCAGGTCGTGCGTCACCAGCGTCCAGCGGTTCTCGATGCGGTCCCAGAACATGCGGGCGCCCGGCGGCAGCTTGGCGGTGGAGACCATCTCGACGACGGTGACCTTGGGCCCGGTGAGCGACGCGATCATGCTGTCGCGCACGGCCAGCGTGGCACCGAGGCGCGAGGCCTCGGCGGTGGCGGCGGCGTACGCCTTCTGCGCCGCATTCAGGTCGGCCACGGCGCTGCCCGCCTTCCAGACCGACGCGACGACGGCGATGCCGGCGGCGGCGAGCAGCATCGGCACCCACTTCGGCATGACCTTCTGTGCGACGACGGGCGTGGACCGCGTCGGCCGTGCGGTGTCACCGCCGGCCTGGCGATCGAGGGACAGCGCGGGCGTCGCCAGCGGGGTGCCGCGGCTCTCGCGGATCGCCGGCGAGGACATCGGCGTCGGCACCGCGGCGCGCTCGCCGGTCTCGTCGTGGATGCGCAGGTTCGCGTCGGCCGCCGCGCGCGACATGAGGCGCGAGCGGATGCCGGTGCGACGCTCGTACGAGAGCTGCGCCTTGGGCACGGCATAGCCGAGCACATCCACCGTGCCGCGCAGCGAGGCCAGCTCGGCCTGCAGCTTCGGCGAGGTCCTGACGATCGCCATCAGGCGCTCGGCCTCGGCCTTCGGCAGGTTGCCGAGGGCGAGGTCGGGCAGCATCACGAATGCTTCGTCCTGCTCGTTGGGGGTGCTCATGACTGTCCCTCGCGCAGCGCTTCAAGTCGGTCGCGCATCTTGCGGAGTGCGAGACGTACACGGGTCTTCACGGTGCCCAGCGGGAGCGACAGGCGCTCGGCGATTTCGGTCTGGCTGAGTCCCTCGAAGTAGGCGAGTTCGAGCGCCTCGCGCTGCTCCGGCGGCAGTCCCTTGAGCGCGGTGCCCACGCGACTGGCGCGGTCCGACTGGTCCAGGTCCGACAGCGGGTCGCCGACGGCGGGGGCGGCCTCGAAGATCGCCGGATCCGCCATCTGGTCGTCCCGCCGACGCCGCATCACGCGAAGCCGGTCCAGCGACCGGCTGCGGGCGATCGAGAGCAGCCACGCCCCGGGCGCCCCCCGCTCAGGGGACCAGCGTGTGGCCTGCTGCCACGCCTGCCAGAACACCGATTCCACCACTTCCTCGGCCTCGCTTTCGTCGCGCACGATGTTGACGACGAGCGCGTTCACGCTGTCGCACCACCGGTCGTAGAGCGCCGCCAGTGCGGCCTCCTCCCCCCTCGCCATCCGCTCGACGATCGTCGCGTCCATCGCAGGATCCTCTACACGCCGGCTCCGGCCGACGCCGAGGGATGCTGCTGTCGAATCGAACTCTGGCATGAAGGTTACGAGAGGGGTCGCGAAACGGATCTCGCCGGTATCGGCGGACCGCGGAGGAACGCCGCAAGATACCATGGAAGACGAGGGAGGGGAGCAGCCGTTTCCCGGGCGGGGCCGCCCGTGCGCGGACTCGGTGCGCTGGTTCGGTGCGCTGGTTCGGTGCGGGGGGCTCGGTGCGCTGGTGGCTTGGCATGGTTCGCTGGTTCCCACGGAGCCACGGCGAGCACGGAGGCCACGGAGGACAGCAACAGCGGTTCTTGGGAACTGCTCGCGCGACACGATCGCTGCCTCGCTCGAGCAGTTCCCCACAAGTTGTTCTCCGTGGCCTCCGTGTTCGCCGTGGCTCCGTGGGAACCGGCAAGCCTTGAGCGCCACCAGCGCCCGTCCCCGTGCGCGAACCCGCAAGGCCCGAGCACTCCAGCGCCCGCCCCCGCGCGCGAGCCCGCAAGGCCCGAGCAACACCACTACCCGTCCCCGTGCGCAAACCGCTTTCCGCACCCCGTGCACCGCACTATGCTCGTCCGCTGACCCGAACAGGACGACGATGAACGAACGTGCGGTGATGAAGGGCCTGGACAAGGCGATCTCGGGGTTCTTCACCTGGCGCACCGCACTCGACGTGCGGCAGCACGAGCCGTGGATCATCTTCTCGGACCAGCACAAGGGCGCGGGCGACGGTGCCGACGAGTTCCGGCATTGCCGCGCGACCTACCTCTCCGCGCTCCGCCACTACGACGCGAACCAGTTCCGGCTCGTGCTGCTTGGCGATGTGGAGGAGCTTTGGGAGAACGACATCCGCGAGGTGATTGCCGCCTACCGAGAGGTGCTCGAGGCCGAGGCCGCGTTCGGGGCGGACCGGTACGTGCGCGTCTGGGGGAACCACGACGATCGCTGGATGGAGGAGCTGCTGGTGGCGCTCGACCTGCGCCTCTATGCCCCCGGGCGCCGGCTGCGGCGCGTGTTCGAGGGTGTGCGCATCAGCGTGCGTGACGGCGAGCGGAAGATCGGCACGCTCTTCATGACGCACGGCCACCAGGGCACGCTCGGCTCCGACCGGTTCAAGTTCTTCTCGCGATGGGCGCTGCAGTTCTATCGCTTCATGCAGAACCGATTCGGCGTGGCGTGGTTCGGCGGCGTCGACCTGCCGTCGCAGGACGACTCGCTGCGTGGGGAACACGACCTGATCATGTACAACTGGGCCGAGCAGCAGGAGAAGATGATGCTGATCGTCGGCCACACCCATCGCCCGGTGTGGGCCGGCCGCACGAAGGAGCAGCAGCACGAGCCCGGGAGCAAGCCGGCGTACTTCAACACCGGGTGCTGCAAGTTCGCCGACGGCGACATCACCGGGATGGAGATCCAGGATGGCATGCTTCGGTTGATCCGATGGAAGACACTGCCCTCCGGCCCCGTCCGCACCGTCCTCCAGGAAGCGCCTCTGTCGGCGCTCTTCGCCAAGCTTCGGTCAGCGCCAGCGAGCTGAACAGCAAAGGCATGGCGCCTTTGCGTCAAGCTTTTGCTCTGACGGCCTGCCCGAAGAGACAGGAGTCAGCCGGCCCTCCGGACTGAGTAGTTTTGGCGGATGGCGACCCCAGCGACGAAGGACGAGAAGAGCAAGAAGCCGAAGTTCGACTCCAAGCGTGCCTGGGCCGAGGCCCGGGGGCTGATCTGGACGTACCGGAAGTCGGTCGGGATCGGCATCGTGCTGATGCTCGTGAGCCGGCTGGCTGGGTTCGTGCTCCCGGCCAGCACCAAGTACTTCATCGACGAGGTGCTGGGGAAGCAGAACCACGACCTCCTGCCGAAGCTGGCGGCGGCGGCGTTCGCGGCGACGGTCGTGCA
Encoded here:
- a CDS encoding ABC transporter permease subunit: MSVVPVVAVPRVPGTAALARIIAVHQSRDVLRKRWVIAYAVVLAVAGDLLLRLAGDGPSALVSLLNVVLLLVPLIALILGSASLYGAREFTELLLAQPIPRRSLYVGLYLGLTVPLMGATAAGLALPFLVERALDPATLPVLVLLLAVSVLLVGVFTALAFVITVLVRDRARGLGVAILAWLGLGVLYDGLILMIATAFRDWPIERGMLAAMALNPIDLARTILLLRLDVAALMGYTGAVFRAAFGSTAGVGIALAALGAWIVVPWWLGARAFERRDF
- a CDS encoding Rrf2 family transcriptional regulator encodes the protein MAYLAQQPPAALVSAIAMEGKVRVPANYRSKILNQLTRAGLLESTRGRTGGFRLARAAAQIRLAEVVAPFEPPGSTRTCILGRARCQDSVPCAAHRGWRELGRARDEYLRGTTVADVAA
- a CDS encoding amidohydrolase; its protein translation is MPRIRAALLCTTTLLLAASPQRLRAQDPEIAPAPSAPRAPLDPRIERLKAEAATKVEARAKLIQEIIDQVYSYGELGMQEFETSRYLTGILERNGFTVTRNVAGMPTGWVARWGNGKPVISLGSDIDGIPQSNQAPATAFRQWQVPGAPGHGEGHNSGQAVNIAAALVVKEIMMRERMPGTLVLWPGVAEEAVAGKAHFVRAGVFKDVDVTLFTHVGNDLGVTWGQSSSLAIVSAEFRFKGQSAHAAGAPWRGKSALDAVMLMAQGWEFHREHMEPGQRSHYVIKDGGDQPNVVPSTASIWFYFRERDYQHVQDMFEAGKRIARGAAMMTEATLDTVIILGSAWPGHFSKPVAEAMHANIETVGLPKWDENDQALAKGLQRELGVAQNGLVTQVRPLQGPARSLVAFGGGSDDIGDVSWNVPTITLRYPSNIPGTPGHNWANGIAMATPIAHKGAVAGAKVQAMTLIDLLTQPKIVADAWEYFNNVQTKDTKYVSFLGPNDGPPTWLNADIMARYRPEMKKLYYDATKFRTYLEQLGIAYPTVKPPTNPVP
- a CDS encoding MaoC family dehydratase, which gives rise to MERFVVGQSAQLERTLAEADVVAFAAVTGDHNPVHLDEAAAASSPFGGRIVHGMLTASLFSTLLATELPGPGVIYLSQTLNFLRPVRLGDTVVARVEITAIDAARRRITLSTTVLNARGKPVVSGEAVVQRP
- a CDS encoding anti-sigma factor codes for the protein MSTPNEQDEAFVMLPDLALGNLPKAEAERLMAIVRTSPKLQAELASLRGTVDVLGYAVPKAQLSYERRTGIRSRLMSRAAADANLRIHDETGERAAVPTPMSSPAIRESRGTPLATPALSLDRQAGGDTARPTRSTPVVAQKVMPKWVPMLLAAAGIAVVASVWKAGSAVADLNAAQKAYAAATAEASRLGATLAVRDSMIASLTGPKVTVVEMVSTAKLPPGARMFWDRIENRWTLVTHDLPKASEGHVYQLWLVTAKSEKISAGTFNTDASGNTVFQATYALAGPDLAAIAITEEPEGGSPQPTGGILIAGTPTR
- a CDS encoding sigma-70 family RNA polymerase sigma factor, which gives rise to MDATIVERMARGEEAALAALYDRWCDSVNALVVNIVRDESEAEEVVESVFWQAWQQATRWSPERGAPGAWLLSIARSRSLDRLRVMRRRRDDQMADPAIFEAAPAVGDPLSDLDQSDRASRVGTALKGLPPEQREALELAYFEGLSQTEIAERLSLPLGTVKTRVRLALRKMRDRLEALREGQS